In Deltaproteobacteria bacterium, the following are encoded in one genomic region:
- the rpoB gene encoding DNA-directed RNA polymerase subunit beta, translated as MSSQVASNVRFRRNFGKIKKIVEIPNLIEIQKRSYEEFLQRNVPPSERRDMGLQGVFKSVFPIKDFNETASLEFVNFSLGEPKYSVDECHERGMTYAAPHKVTIQLVIWEVDPTTGARSIKNVKEQEVYFGEIPLMTDNGTFMVNGTERVIVSQLHRSPGVFFDHDKGKTHASGKLLYSARIIPYRGSWIDFEFDPRDILYVRIDRRRKFHATVLLRALGMTTEDLLNYFYKTDTVMIDSKRVAKIFKADQLVGVKASRDIRSPSNELIVKEGRKITKGALKQLEAAGVKEIPITLEEVIGRISAHDVADPKTGEVLIECNQELTTDRLDRLRERGISEIQVLFLDDTHIGSSLRDTLLQDKIVSPDEAIIEIYKRLRPGDPPTVETATTFFNNLFFNPERYDLSRVGRLKLNHKLKINVPLDQGTLRREDILEVVRYLIELKNGNGTIDDIDHLGNRRVRAVGELVENQYRIGLVRMERAIKERMSLQDIETLMPQELINYKPVSAVVKEFFGSSQLSQFMDQTNPLSEITHKRRLSALGPGGLTRERAGFEVRDVHPTHYGRVCPIETPEGPNIGLIASLSTYARVNEFGFVETPYREAENGRVTDRIRYLSALEEEDHVIAQANAPIDAKGNFTADLVSARIGGEFTMVRPDQVEFMDVSPNQLVSVAASLIPFLENDDANRALMGSNMQRQAVPLLRTDAPLVGTGMERVVARDSGVTVVAKRDGVVESVDATRIVVKADKPSGSGRDAGVDIYNLTKYQRSNQNTCINQRPIVMEGDRVTAGDVIGDGASTEMGELALGRNIRVAFMPWGGYNFEDAILISERVVRSDYFTSVHIEEFECVARDTKLGPEEITRDIPNVGEEALKDLDESGIIRIGAEVRPTDILVGKITPKGETQLSPEEKLLRAIFGEKAGEVRDTSLKVPPGVEGIVINARVFSRKGVSKDERSRLIEDEAVAKLKKDQQDEQRIIKESTMRKVKKLLVGNTTSTRLTDDQRKVLLQKGHEITTEDLEEIPTALWGEIKIGDEKAEDELSRVVEAMQEQQALIRMAFQEKIDRLKSGDELPPGVIKMVKVFVAIKRKLQVGDKMAGRHGNKGVLSRILPEEDMPYMDDGAPVDIVLNPLGVPSRMNVGQILETHLGWAALALGAHINEEFENGQPSASSLRRKLKEFYGKDVTEFVDELKDEDIVKLAQKSRTGVHVASPVFDGASESEIFGLLNRAGLPDSGQTRLRDGRTGEAFAQAVTVGVMYMMKLHHLVDDKIHARSTGPYSLVTQQPLGGKAQFGGQRLGEMEVWALESYGAAYSLQEMLTVKSDDVAGRTRMYEAIVKGENILEPGLPESFNVMVKELQSLALDIELVEEKSEQAS; from the coding sequence ATGAGTTCACAGGTCGCGAGCAACGTTCGGTTTCGGCGGAACTTCGGCAAGATCAAAAAGATTGTCGAAATCCCCAACCTGATCGAGATTCAGAAGCGGTCGTACGAAGAGTTCCTGCAGCGCAACGTTCCGCCGAGCGAACGGCGCGACATGGGTCTGCAGGGCGTCTTCAAATCGGTGTTCCCGATCAAGGACTTCAACGAGACCGCCTCGCTCGAGTTCGTCAACTTTTCCCTCGGCGAGCCCAAGTACTCGGTTGATGAGTGCCACGAGCGCGGCATGACCTACGCCGCTCCGCACAAGGTCACCATTCAGTTGGTGATCTGGGAAGTCGATCCGACCACCGGCGCGCGCTCGATCAAGAACGTGAAGGAGCAAGAGGTCTACTTCGGGGAAATCCCGCTGATGACCGACAACGGCACCTTCATGGTCAACGGCACCGAGCGCGTGATCGTGAGCCAGTTGCACCGCTCACCCGGCGTCTTCTTCGATCACGACAAAGGGAAGACCCACGCAAGCGGCAAGCTGCTCTACTCGGCCCGCATCATTCCGTACCGCGGGTCGTGGATCGATTTCGAATTCGACCCGCGCGACATCCTCTACGTCCGCATCGACCGGCGCCGTAAGTTCCACGCCACGGTGTTGCTGCGGGCCCTTGGGATGACCACCGAGGATCTGCTCAACTATTTCTACAAGACCGACACGGTCATGATCGACTCGAAGCGAGTCGCGAAGATCTTCAAGGCCGATCAGCTGGTCGGGGTGAAGGCCTCGCGCGATATCCGCTCCCCGAGCAACGAGCTGATCGTGAAGGAAGGGCGCAAGATTACGAAGGGCGCCCTCAAACAGCTCGAAGCCGCCGGCGTTAAGGAGATTCCGATCACGCTCGAAGAGGTGATCGGCCGTATCTCCGCGCACGACGTTGCCGATCCCAAAACCGGCGAAGTGCTGATCGAATGCAACCAGGAGCTCACCACCGACCGGCTCGACCGTCTACGCGAACGGGGCATCAGTGAAATCCAGGTGCTCTTCCTCGACGACACCCACATCGGGTCATCGCTGCGCGACACCTTGCTGCAGGACAAGATCGTTTCGCCCGACGAGGCGATCATCGAGATCTACAAGCGCCTGCGCCCCGGCGATCCGCCGACGGTGGAGACGGCGACCACGTTCTTCAACAATCTGTTCTTCAACCCGGAGCGCTACGATCTCTCGCGCGTCGGGCGCCTCAAGCTGAATCACAAGCTCAAGATCAACGTGCCGCTCGATCAGGGTACGCTCCGACGCGAGGATATCCTCGAGGTGGTGCGCTACCTCATCGAGCTGAAGAACGGCAACGGCACGATTGACGACATCGATCACCTCGGCAACCGGCGCGTCCGCGCGGTCGGTGAGTTGGTTGAGAACCAGTACCGTATCGGCTTGGTTCGCATGGAGCGGGCAATCAAGGAACGCATGAGTCTGCAGGACATCGAAACGTTGATGCCGCAGGAACTCATCAACTACAAGCCGGTGTCGGCAGTCGTCAAAGAGTTCTTCGGATCGAGCCAGCTATCGCAGTTCATGGATCAGACCAATCCGCTATCGGAAATCACGCACAAGCGGCGGCTGTCAGCCCTCGGACCCGGCGGCTTGACGCGCGAGCGCGCCGGTTTCGAAGTGCGTGACGTCCACCCGACGCACTACGGACGGGTGTGTCCGATCGAAACACCGGAAGGTCCGAACATCGGATTGATCGCATCGCTATCGACGTACGCTCGGGTCAACGAGTTCGGGTTCGTCGAGACCCCGTACCGCGAGGCCGAGAATGGCCGCGTGACCGATCGCATCCGCTATCTCTCCGCGTTGGAGGAAGAGGACCACGTCATTGCCCAGGCCAATGCGCCCATCGATGCCAAGGGCAATTTCACCGCCGATTTGGTCTCAGCCCGTATCGGCGGCGAGTTCACCATGGTGCGGCCGGATCAAGTCGAATTCATGGACGTCTCGCCGAACCAGTTGGTGAGCGTCGCGGCGTCGCTGATTCCGTTCTTGGAGAACGACGATGCCAACCGCGCGCTGATGGGCTCGAACATGCAACGCCAGGCGGTGCCGCTTTTGCGTACGGATGCGCCGCTGGTGGGCACGGGCATGGAGCGCGTGGTCGCGCGCGATTCCGGCGTCACCGTCGTTGCCAAGCGCGACGGCGTAGTCGAGAGCGTCGACGCCACCCGCATCGTCGTCAAGGCCGACAAACCGAGCGGATCCGGTCGCGATGCAGGCGTCGACATCTACAACCTCACGAAGTACCAGCGCTCGAACCAGAACACCTGCATCAATCAGCGCCCGATCGTGATGGAAGGCGATCGCGTGACGGCCGGCGACGTGATCGGCGACGGCGCGTCGACCGAAATGGGCGAATTGGCGCTCGGTCGCAATATCCGCGTCGCGTTCATGCCGTGGGGCGGCTACAACTTCGAAGACGCGATCCTCATCAGTGAGCGTGTGGTGCGGAGCGATTACTTCACGTCGGTTCATATCGAGGAGTTCGAATGCGTCGCGCGCGACACCAAGCTGGGGCCGGAGGAAATCACCCGCGACATACCGAACGTCGGTGAAGAGGCGCTCAAGGATCTCGATGAGAGCGGCATCATCCGCATCGGCGCCGAAGTTCGCCCAACCGATATCCTCGTCGGCAAGATCACGCCAAAGGGCGAGACCCAACTGTCCCCGGAAGAGAAGCTGTTGCGGGCGATCTTCGGCGAGAAGGCCGGCGAGGTGCGCGACACCTCACTGAAGGTACCGCCGGGTGTGGAGGGCATCGTCATCAACGCCCGCGTATTTTCCCGCAAGGGCGTGTCGAAGGACGAACGGAGCCGGCTCATCGAAGATGAGGCGGTGGCCAAGCTCAAGAAGGATCAGCAGGACGAACAGCGCATCATCAAGGAATCGACGATGCGCAAAGTCAAGAAGCTGCTGGTGGGCAATACCACCTCGACACGTTTGACGGACGATCAGCGCAAGGTGTTGCTCCAGAAGGGGCACGAGATCACGACGGAGGACCTCGAAGAGATCCCGACCGCGCTCTGGGGCGAGATCAAGATCGGCGACGAAAAGGCCGAGGACGAACTCAGCCGAGTGGTCGAGGCCATGCAGGAACAGCAGGCGCTCATCCGCATGGCCTTCCAAGAGAAGATCGATCGATTGAAGAGTGGCGACGAGCTGCCCCCTGGGGTCATCAAGATGGTCAAGGTGTTCGTGGCCATCAAACGCAAGTTACAGGTCGGCGACAAGATGGCCGGCCGCCACGGCAACAAGGGCGTGCTGTCGCGCATCCTGCCGGAAGAAGACATGCCGTACATGGACGACGGCGCGCCGGTGGATATCGTGCTCAACCCGCTCGGGGTGCCCTCACGTATGAACGTCGGTCAGATCCTCGAGACCCACTTGGGATGGGCGGCCCTCGCGCTCGGGGCGCACATCAACGAGGAATTTGAAAACGGCCAGCCGAGCGCGTCGTCGTTGCGCCGCAAGCTGAAGGAATTTTATGGCAAGGATGTCACCGAATTCGTCGACGAGCTGAAGGACGAGGATATCGTCAAGCTGGCGCAGAAGTCCCGCACCGGCGTTCATGTCGCCTCACCGGTGTTCGATGGCGCCTCGGAGAGCGAGATCTTTGGTCTCCTCAATCGCGCCGGCTTGCCGGACTCGGGCCAAACCCGCTTACGCGATGGACGCACCGGCGAGGCTTTCGCGCAGGCCGTGACGGTCGGTGTCATGTATATGATGAAGCTGCATCACCTCGTGGACGACAAGATCCACGCGCGTTCCACTGGGCCGTACTCCCTGGTCACCCAGCAGCCGTTGGGCGGCAAGGCACAGTTTGGCGGCCAGCGTTTGGGTGAAATGGAAGTGTGGGCACTCGAATCTTACGGGGCGGCGTACAGCCTGCAGGAAATGTTGACGGTCAAGTCGGACGACGTCGCCGGCCGCACCCGCATGTATGAGGCGATCGTGAAGGGCGAGAATATCCTCGAGCCCGGATTGCCGGAGTCCTTCAACGTCATGGTGAAGGAACTCCAGAGCCTCGCCTTGGATATCGAGTTGGTCGAGGAGAAGTCGGAGCAGGCGTCCTAA
- a CDS encoding 50S ribosomal protein L10, whose product MNREEKSEAVTQLQQRFQRAAVTLVAIPKKLTVAQATKLRRAIRAAGGEYKVPKNTLARLALKETTYGKLESLLQGPTSLVFGYADPVAVTKALVKFVEESNDALAIKGGALEGQSMVVEQVKALASMPSIDVLRARVVAMTQAPGARVVAAMKHPASRIAGAIESLVKQKQNEAGAVAVAAE is encoded by the coding sequence GTGAATCGCGAAGAAAAATCCGAAGCGGTCACGCAATTGCAGCAGCGGTTCCAGCGCGCGGCGGTGACCTTGGTGGCCATTCCGAAGAAGCTGACGGTTGCGCAGGCCACCAAGCTGCGGCGTGCCATCCGCGCGGCCGGTGGTGAGTACAAGGTGCCGAAGAACACGCTCGCCCGGCTGGCGCTGAAAGAGACGACGTACGGCAAGTTGGAGTCGCTGCTCCAGGGACCGACCAGCCTTGTGTTTGGCTACGCGGATCCGGTGGCGGTCACCAAGGCGTTGGTCAAATTCGTGGAGGAGTCCAACGACGCGCTGGCGATCAAGGGTGGCGCGCTCGAAGGGCAGTCGATGGTGGTCGAGCAAGTCAAGGCGCTGGCGAGTATGCCGTCGATCGACGTGCTGCGAGCGCGCGTCGTCGCCATGACCCAGGCCCCGGGGGCCCGCGTCGTTGCGGCGATGAAGCACCCGGCGAGCCGCATTGCCGGCGCGATCGAGTCACTGGTGAAACAGAAGCAAAACGAAGCGGGCGCGGTTGCGGTGGCGGCTGAGTAA
- the rplL gene encoding 50S ribosomal protein L7/L12: MAEAREWSNEVKDIGDKIVALTLLKAQELGDYLKDNYGIEAAAAPMMMAGPAAAGGAAPAAAAEQDEFTVVLTGAGDKKIQVIKVIRELTSLGLKEAKDLVDGAPKPVKEGVNKAQAEEMKKKIEEAGGTAELK, from the coding sequence ATGGCCGAAGCACGTGAATGGTCGAACGAAGTCAAAGACATTGGCGACAAGATTGTCGCCCTAACCCTGCTCAAGGCCCAGGAGCTGGGCGACTACTTGAAGGACAACTACGGCATTGAAGCCGCCGCTGCGCCGATGATGATGGCCGGTCCGGCTGCGGCCGGTGGTGCCGCGCCCGCTGCTGCGGCCGAGCAGGACGAGTTTACCGTCGTGCTGACCGGCGCGGGGGACAAGAAGATCCAGGTCATCAAGGTGATCCGCGAACTCACCAGCCTCGGGCTGAAGGAAGCCAAGGACCTCGTCGACGGTGCCCCCAAGCCCGTCAAGGAGGGCGTCAACAAGGCGCAAGCCGAGGAAATGAAGAAGAAGATCGAAGAGGCGGGTGGAACGGCCGAACTCAAGTAA
- a CDS encoding 50S ribosomal protein L1, with protein MARQGKRLAAGMKLVDRTKRYPLADALQLLTQCPAPKFDETVELAVRLGVDPRQADQNVRGTVVLPHGTGKTVRIAVFAKGDKEREAREAGADVVGGEDLVKKIQEEGWLEFDKAIATPDMMGLVGRIGKILGPRGLMPNPKVGTVTFDVAKAVTELKGGKVEFRVEKAGIVQVPIGKRSFGAERLTENASTLIASLIKAKPAAAKGNYLISVAVSATMSPGIKVDPLAVRTLV; from the coding sequence ATGGCTCGACAAGGAAAGCGCCTCGCCGCAGGGATGAAATTGGTTGATCGCACCAAGCGATATCCACTCGCCGATGCGCTGCAACTGCTCACTCAGTGTCCGGCGCCAAAGTTCGACGAAACAGTCGAGTTGGCTGTTCGCCTCGGCGTTGATCCGCGCCAAGCGGACCAAAATGTGCGCGGTACCGTTGTGCTTCCCCACGGCACTGGGAAGACCGTGCGAATCGCCGTCTTTGCCAAGGGTGACAAGGAACGCGAAGCCCGCGAAGCGGGCGCCGATGTCGTCGGCGGCGAAGATCTGGTGAAGAAAATCCAGGAAGAGGGCTGGCTCGAATTCGACAAAGCGATTGCGACCCCAGACATGATGGGATTGGTAGGTCGCATCGGCAAGATCCTCGGCCCGCGCGGATTGATGCCCAACCCGAAAGTGGGGACGGTCACCTTTGATGTGGCCAAGGCCGTCACCGAATTGAAGGGTGGCAAGGTTGAATTCCGTGTCGAGAAGGCCGGGATCGTCCAGGTACCTATCGGCAAGCGATCGTTCGGCGCCGAGCGCTTGACCGAGAACGCCTCGACCTTGATCGCGAGCTTGATCAAGGCCAAACCCGCGGCGGCCAAGGGCAACTATCTGATCAGTGTGGCGGTGTCGGCAACCATGAGCCCGGGTATCAAGGTTGATCCACTGGCCGTGCGCACCCTGGTATAA